The Marasmius oreades isolate 03SP1 chromosome 11, whole genome shotgun sequence genome includes a region encoding these proteins:
- a CDS encoding uncharacterized protein (CAZy:AA3; CAZy:AA8) produces the protein MRFFFASTVTVLSLGAPALAKLYQSVIDLPGTKYDYVIVGGGTAGSVLASRLTEDNSTKVLVIEAGLDNAGMMSTIVPWLGIQNLGGLADWNFTSTPQVGMKNRTLHLSRGYVMGGSSSINHMTYNRGANDVWNAFAKMSDDEGWAWNNMEKYYRRNSRLVPPADGHNTTGMVMPEAHGNGPIQVSLNGFPQEVEPVIVSIAKDLGGRFRFNEDVNAGDMIGISYMQSTIGHGERCSAATAYLVPALGRHNLDVVIHTKATKVFASNPNRGKKIKIDTVEVAHESNGPRYTFQAKKEIIMSTGVFGTPHLLMLSGIGPKEQLEKFNIPVLVDSPQVGKNLADHPLLSVYYTVNSTNTFDDVLRNKTLANELLKQWNETRTGLMVNPVAGNSVAFLKNPPGFLDGYDPSTGPGSANTEMIFYNGYGTLGPLPQPPTGNFMSVIIGVVSPTSRGTVTLNSTDPFNYPNIDPALYTTDYDMKSMIQVMKDADYLLHHRFMDQYIREPMFKFANDSEMEDYARSNSVTINHCVGTARMGPGGTDGGAVDSHLHVKGVEGLRVVDASIFPIIPEHHTQATVYLAAERLADLIKQGR, from the exons ATGCGGTTCTTTTTCGCATCGACGGTCACAGTACTCTCTTTGGGAGCACCCGCTCTTGCAAAGCTCTATCAGTCGGTCATTGACCTGCCCGGGACGAAGTATGACTACGTTATCGTCGGTG GTGGAACAGCGGGAAGTGTTCTCGCTTCCCGACTTACAGAGGACAACTCGACCAAGGTCCTCGTTATAGAGGCCGGCTTGGA TAATGCGGGCATGATGTCCACTATCGTTCCTTGGCTCGGGATCCAGAATCTTGGTGGTCTCGCTGACTGGAACTTCACTTCGACACCTCAAGTCGGAATGAAGAATAGGACCCTTCACCTCTCCCGTGGTTACGTGATGGgcggtagcagcagtatca ACCATATGACTTACAACAGAGGAGCCAACGATGTCTGGAACGCCTTTGCCAAGATGTCTGATGACGAGGGATGGGCATGGAACAACATGGAGAAATATTACCGACGG AACTCACGTCTCGTGCCCCCAGCGGATGGACATAACACTACTGGGATGGTCATGCCTGAAGCCCACGGAAACGGCCCCATTCAAGTCAGTTTAAACGGATTCCCACAGGAAGTTGAGCCAGTGATCGTGTCGATCGCAAAGGACCTTGGAGGACGCTTCAGGTTCAACGAAGATGTCAACGCTGGAGATATGATTGGTATCA GTTACATGCAGAGCACCATTGGGCATGGAGAACGATGCAGTGCTGCCACCGCCTATCTCGTCCCTGCTCTCGGTCGCCACAACCTCGATGTTGTTATCCATACCAAGGCTACAAAGGTCTTTGCATCGAACCCCAACCGTGGCAAGAAAATAAAAATTGACACCGTTGAAGTCGCTCACGAGTCGAATG GTCCTCGCTACACCTTCCAAGCCAAGAAGGAAATCATCATGAGTACCGGTGTTTTCGGAACGCCTCACCTCTTGATGCTTTCTGGTATCGGACCCAAGGAGCAACTTGAGAAATTCAACATCCCTGTCTTGGTTGACTCTCCTCAGGTTGGCAAAAACCTGGCTGACCATCCTCTACTTTCCGTCTACTACACCGTTAACTCGACCAACACTTTCGATGACGTCCTCAGGAACAAGACTCTCGCAAATGAGCTTCTCAAGCAATGGAATGAGACCAGGACTGGCCTGATGGTCAACCCCGTCGCGGGCAACTCAGTGGCCTTCCTCAAGAACCCGCCCGGATTCCTCGACGGTTACGATCCTTCAACCGGTCCGGGAAGTGCTAACACCGAAATGATCTTCTAC AACGGCTATGGGACTCTCGGTCCTCTGCCACAACCCCCTACCGGAAACTTCATGTCCGTCATCATTGGTGTCGTTTCGCCCACATCCC GCGGGACCGTGACTCTCAATTCTACCGACCCCTTCAATTACCCTAACATTGACCCAGCACTGTATACCACCGATTACGACATGAAGTCGATGATCCAGGTCATGAAGGACGCCGATTACCTTCTTCACCACCGGTTTATGGACCAATACATCCGCGAGCCAATGTTCAAATTCGCCAACGACTCGGAAATGGAAGACTACGCTCGGAGTAACTCAGTCACTATCAACCACTGTGTTGGTACCGCCCGTATGGGTCCGGGTGGTACTGACGGCGGTGCTGTCGATTCACATTTGCACGTCAAGGGCGTCGAGGGTCTGAGAGTTGTGGATGCCTCCATCTTC CCCATCATTCCTGAACACCACACTCAAGCAACCGTTTACCTCGCTGCAGAGCGTCTTGCTGATCTCATCAAGCAAGGCCGCTAG